In Candidatus Auribacterota bacterium, the following proteins share a genomic window:
- a CDS encoding sulfide-dependent adenosine diphosphate thiazole synthase, which yields MPKRVGAPQALDDVVISRAIIQEFTKDFLDSLESDVAIAGAGPAGMIAGYYLARAGKKVVIFERKLAVGGGMWGGGMMYNRCVFQEASKPILDEIGVRVKKWGTGYYVTDSLETVSTLCASAVKAGARIFNCISAEDVMIRGERVTGVVLNWSAVSIAHLHVDPLSARAGYVVDATGHDAEVAKIIVRKIGKKLFTETGELMGEKSMWAEVGEKTIVENTKEIYPGIYVAGMSANAVFGGPRMGPIFGGMLLSGKRVAELIMGRKKG from the coding sequence TCAGGCGCTGGATGACGTGGTTATTTCTCGAGCGATCATACAGGAATTCACGAAGGACTTTTTGGATTCCCTGGAAAGCGACGTGGCGATCGCCGGCGCCGGACCGGCGGGGATGATCGCCGGCTACTATCTGGCTCGCGCCGGAAAGAAGGTGGTAATTTTTGAGCGCAAACTCGCGGTCGGGGGGGGCATGTGGGGCGGGGGGATGATGTACAACAGGTGCGTTTTTCAGGAGGCCTCGAAACCGATCCTTGATGAGATCGGAGTCAGGGTGAAAAAATGGGGGACGGGTTACTATGTCACTGACTCACTGGAAACGGTCTCAACCCTCTGCGCATCGGCGGTGAAGGCCGGGGCGAGAATATTCAACTGCATCTCCGCCGAGGATGTGATGATCAGGGGGGAGAGGGTGACGGGCGTGGTGCTGAACTGGAGCGCCGTGTCGATAGCCCATCTCCACGTTGACCCGCTCTCCGCACGGGCGGGGTATGTGGTGGATGCAACGGGGCACGACGCGGAGGTCGCGAAAATCATCGTCAGGAAGATCGGGAAGAAGCTCTTCACCGAGACGGGCGAGCTCATGGGGGAAAAATCCATGTGGGCCGAGGTGGGGGAGAAGACGATCGTGGAGAACACGAAAGAGATATATCCCGGGATCTATGTGGCCGGCATGTCGGCGAACGCGGTGTTCGGTGGCCCGAGGATGGGGCCCATATTCGGGGGGATGCTGCTCTCCGGCAAGAGGGTCGCCGAGCTTATCATGGGGAGAAAGAAAGGGTGA